The Aspergillus nidulans FGSC A4 chromosome VIII genome contains the following window.
GTTCGAGCGCGCAGGCTTCTACATCAACAGCGGCCAATACATTCTTCGTCCCGAAGTCATCGAGAGCTTCTACTATGCATGGCGCGTCACAGGTGATGGAACGGTACGTTCACTCAGCGCTGCTTCCGTAGGAAGACCATACTGACCGCTTTAGTACCGCGAATGGGTGTGGAACGCCTTcaccaacatcaacaagtaCTGCCGCACTGCGACCGGTTTCGCGGGGCTGGAGAACGTCAATGCAGCGAACGGCGGAGGCCGGATCGACAACCAGGAGAGTTTCATGTTCGCAGAGGTGCTGAAGTATTCGTTTTTGACTTTTGCTCCTGGTACGTTTCCCTAGTTCTGGTTCACCTGTGGAGAATATTACTGACTGCAGCAGAGGACGACTGGCAGGTGCAGAAGGGCAGTGGAAATACGTTTGTCTATAACACCGAGGCGCACCCGTTTAAGGTGTATACGCCTCAGTAGATAGTACATATTGTGCTCTAGCGTACTGCATGCATAACCTAAATGGCATCACCTACTTACTGACTACTCAACTGACAAGCAGTTGCCTTTATATGCTCTTAAGGAGCTTGGGCGGTAAATCGTAGTCACTCTAAACTCCGCGTGCTGTGCGGGGAGGCTGGGCCTATTTCTCTTGCAGGGGCAAGTACCGGGGCAGGGCAACCCTTAACTCTTCTCACAACGAAATTACCCTGTAAAGTACCCTGTAGACTATTATTACCACAATACTACTCTCGTCCTACCAACCACGGATAGCACGTGAGTTCATCCCGAAATCGAGACCCACCCAGATCCACGGTCCATTTCACACCTGTTTAGCCGAATGCAGTTTAGTGTGGCTACATTTGAGCACATTTGAGCACCTTGAAGACCATGAACGTCAATCAATAAAGGGTGGATGTGTACCTTGGTGACTGATAATCTGCTCATAATGGTCTAAGGGGGCACTCTCAACGAAATACTTTGGTAGATATATAGCAATTGCCCGGACCTGAAGTAGAATCAATCAACTCTGTCTACATCTATATCTCAAAGTTCACCTTAACTTCATACTTTGTCTTTGCTTCCAAGGGAAAACACCATACAAACATACCATAGTTACAATAAGACTCGAGAGACAAGATGTGTGGACCGGCCCGAGCAAGCTCCGGCCATAGAATTGCCATTATGTTCCCTTCAccaacatcatcgccatcatcttcactaTCATCGTCaccgtcatcctcgccatcaccatccccatcgccatcattatcaccatctccatctctaTCAGATTCAGACTCAGAACCCtactccctcttcttccgacAACCCACACCAGAAAGCCCTGAGCACACAAGTGCCgtcttccagatcaaagACTCTAGCACAATCAACACCTTCCGGTCATGTCAGGCGATCGATCTACGAATCGAGTATGTCTCTCCCCAAACTTGGCTCGTCCACGCCATTCTGCCTTGGAGCAGTCCCATGACAGTGATTAGGACAGTTGCTTAGTAGATAGACGCTAATAATGAGTTTCATTTCCAGACGACACGGAGATTTGACCCTCTCGTCATCGATCCATCCGCCTCTGCACCAATTCCAGCTCCGTCCGTTATTATCCTTCCCATCAAAGGCGGAGCTAGGTATGAATGAGACTGGGAACGAGATCGAGTTCAGCCTCCCCGAGAGACTGGATCTGAATATTTCGGACCGTGGGATTGTTGGGAGGCAGGTTACGGTTGTTGCGAGGGGTGGGAATGGCGAGGTGCTGAGAATGGGGAGGGGAATCGTAGGGTTTGATTAGCTGCTAGCTTAATACATATAAGAAATATTCTAGCTCTTCGTGTAGATCATCTAGTCTATTCACTGGCCAGGTATCAAGCCAGGCAGGCTAGATGATGTGATTGAGGGGTGATCCTCTAGTGTAAGTAATATGCTCATATTCGCTCATGGGGTCCTCAGTCACTTACTGGGCTTCTGCCCAGTGACTAAATCGAATATGGTCTATAAGTACGGCGTACCCCGctccctccttctcttcctctgtcTTTCATCCCTCTTCGTCCATCACGGTCTTCCCTGTCCAGTTCTTCAGTCATCCTTAACTGCGTTGAGATCTACCAAGACACCATCGATCCAATATGTCCACCCAGAAATACACTCTCCCACCCCTTCCCTACGCCTACGATGTACGTAATACCCAATCCGCTCGTTTACCGTCCTGGTTGATTGATTTTGCCCGGATGCTAACAAAGATAGGCCCTTGAACCCATCATCTCCTCCCAGATAATGACCCTCCACCATCAAAAACACCACCAAACGTACATCACGAACCTGAACGCCTCGCTCGAGGCACAAGCTAGTGCCACGCAAGCAAACAACGTCCCCTTGCTCATCTCTCTTCAGCAAAAAATAAAATTTAACGGCGGCGGTCATATTAACCACTCCCTCTTCTGGGAGAATCTGGCACCGTATAATTCGCCCGCCACGGACATTGTCGCGTCCGCTCCGGAGTTGAAGCGCGCAATTGAGGGCCAGTTCGGCTCTGTAGAGGCGTTCATCAAGGCCTTCAATACTGTTCTACTGGGAATCCAGGGGAGCGGATGGGGGTGGCTTGTCAAAGACTCGGCGGGCAAACTGGACATTGTGACGACAAAGGACCAGGATCCTGTCACGGGGCTTGTGGCGATCTTTGGTGTTGATATGTGGGAGCATGCGTATTACTTGCAGTATTTGAATAACAAGGCGGCGTATGTGGAGGGTGTGTGGAAGGTGCTGAACTGGGGGGTAGCGGAGGAAAGATTCAAGAGTGGTGTTCCAATTGAGGTCAGTGGAGGTGGGATTAAGCTGTAAATGGGCGGGTGCTAGCATCCTGCTCAGTATCTCCTTTTGACTAGAATCTATAGATGAGATAGGGCTTCTTGACTCTGCTTGTCTCGTTTTATCTTCAAGCGTGCTCATGACGAAGATAAATATGCTTCCTGAATTGGATACCTCCTATTATGGCAACTTGTGGGTTTATCGACTGTAAAAAGACGCTTGGTTCTTGATACTGGGTCCGCGCTTGCCTAGCGCGCCGAGGCCATAGAGAAGTCTAGTAGTCGTTGTTGTCTGATAGTTCTAGATAGAGTGACAAGCTACCACTCTCCTCGGCTTCCCAAACCCAACTCAGTGGCCTGGCCACAGAAGGTATCTACATCCTCCCCTTCAAATGCGCTCCACCATCCGTCGTGATTACACTTCCATTTAGATGCCCTGCTGCCCTACTCGCCAAAAACACCACCAGTCCCGCGATATCCTCCGGTCGTCCAAGCCTCTTGTTTGGActcgccgcctccacctccttcATTCCGCCCTGGATCTCAATCAGCCCATTCGCCATCTTGCTCGGATAGATCCCTGGCGCAATTGCCGTGACATTGACATGCTTCGGTCCCAACTCCACGGCCAGATTGCGCGTCATGTGCAGAACAGCCGCCTTGCTGGCGCTATAGCTGAAGCTTCCGTTCTTGCCGAGACTGCCGAGCGTGATTCCCGCTACGGATCCGGTGATAATCACGCGCGAGGGATCCTCGAGACTCGCCTTTGCAGAGAGCAGGGGGAAGAATTTCTggatggtgaagaagacagaTTTCACATTCAGGTCGAGCACCTTGTCGAATGCCGACTCGGGGAACTTTTCGAATTCCTCGCCCCAGGTCGCGCCGgcattggcgaagaggatatcAATATGGGACGTTGTCTTGCTGACTTCTGATACCAGGCGCTCGATCTCAGAGACTTTGGAGGAGTCGGCTGGAATGGAGATTGCTTGTGCGCCGGGGCGTTTATTTGgg
Protein-coding sequences here:
- a CDS encoding uncharacterized protein (transcript_id=CADANIAT00001877) codes for the protein MCGPARASSGHRIAIMFPSPTSSPSSSLSSSPSSSPSPSPSPSLSPSPSLSDSDSEPYSLFFRQPTPESPEHTSAVFQIKDSSTINTFRSCQAIDLRIERHGDLTLSSSIHPPLHQFQLRPLLSFPSKAELGMNETGNEIEFSLPERLDLNISDRGIVGRQVTVVARGGNGEVLRMGRGIVGSSCRSSSLFTGQVSSQAG
- a CDS encoding superoxide dismutase sodM (transcript_id=CADANIAT00001878), with protein sequence MSTQKYTLPPLPYAYDALEPIISSQIMTLHHQKHHQTYITNLNASLEAQASATQANNVPLLISLQQKIKFNGGGHINHSLFWENLAPYNSPATDIVASAPELKRAIEGQFGSVEAFIKAFNTVLLGIQGSGWGWLVKDSAGKLDIVTTKDQDPVTGLVAIFGVDMWEHAYYLQYLNNKAAYVEGVWKVLNWGVAEERFKSGVPIEVSGGGIKL
- a CDS encoding oxidoreductase, short-chain dehydrogenase/reductase family (transcript_id=CADANIAT00001879), which encodes MSASEQVQLNNFSSIFSLEGKVAVVTGGSRGLGLYAASGLLQAGCSKVYITSRKASACESAVAALNALPNKRPGAQAISIPADSSKVSEIERLVSEVSKTTSHIDILFANAGATWGEEFEKFPESAFDKVLDLNVKSVFFTIQKFFPLLSAKASLEDPSRVIITGSVAGITLGSLGKNGSFSYSASKAAVLHMTRNLAVELGPKHVNVTAIAPGIYPSKMANGLIEIQGGMKEVEAASPNKRLGRPEDIAGLVVFLASRAAGHLNGSVITTDGGAHLKGRM